From the genome of Streptomyces sp. NBC_01304:
CGTCCTCGGTGGAGAACTGGACACGCAGGTCGCGCACCTGGAGGAACGCGTCGGAGCCGGTCGGCGCCTCGGCGTCCTCGGTCTTGGTGAGTGTGGTCACGGTCGAACTCCTAGGACAGCCGCACGCGCGGGTCGATGTATGCGTACGCCGCGTCAATGATGATGTTGAAGAGAAGAATGAAGGCCGCGCTGAAGATCATCACGCCCATGGTGAGCGGCAGGTCCTTGTTGTTGACCGACTCCACCGCCAGGCGTCCGAGGCCGTGCAGTCCGAAGGTGAACTCGGTGACGATCGCGCCGCCGAAGAGCGCACCCAGGTCCATGCCGAGGATGGTGACGATGGGGATGAGCGAACCGCGCCAGGCGTAGCGGAAGAAGACGTACTTGCTCGTCATGCCCTTGGCCCGGGCCGCGCGGACGTGTTCCTCCTGCAGCTGCTCGATCATCGTCGAGCGCGCCATACGCGTGTAGTTCGCCGTGAAGATGACGGACATGACCAGCCAGGGGATCAGCAACCCCATGAACCAGCCGCCGAAAGACTCGCTGAACGGAACGTACTTCGGCTTGTCCAGCCAGCCGGTGCTGAAGACGAAGAGGCCGACCATCACCGGGCCGAGGAAGTAGATCTGCATCGAGCTGAGGACCAGTGAGAACGCGCTGACCGTCTTGTCGAGGCTGGTGCCACGCTTCCACGCGGCCATCATGCCGGTGCCGAGGCCGATGGTCAGGAAGGAGATGATGCCGCCGATGGAGAGCGAGAGCGTCAGCGGGAATCGGTCGATGAGGGTGTCCCAGACCATCTCCCGGTCGCTGAAGGACATACCGAAGCACGGCGCATCACAGCGGCCGACGGAGAAGTCGCGGCCGTTGAAGATGCCGACGACGAAGTCCCAGAACTGTACGGGTACCGGGGAGTCGAGGCCGAGGTTCTTGTGGATGATCGCCAGGGCGTCCGGCGTGCAGTTCTTGCCACAGGCCAGGGTTGCCGGGTCCTGCGGGATCGCGAAGAACATGAAGAACGTGAACGCGGCGATCAGGAACAGGATGACCACGGCGCCGGTTGTGCGGCGCAGGAGAAATCTAAGCATGACAATTCGCTGCTCTCAGGGCGGCGGCGGTTGAGGGGTTGGGTGGCTTGTGGCCGGGTGTGACGGGCCCGCCGCCCGGAGTGCGCCACCGCCGTGGACACACTCCGGGCAAGCGGGGGTTACGCCGCTGCTGCTACTTCTTGAGGAAGATGTTCGTCAGGTCGATGTAGCTCTTCTCGGTCGAGTAGCGAGCGCCACCGACGTTCGAGCCCTGGACCTGCAGAACCTTCACGAAGTACATCGGGGCCGCCGGGTTGATCTTCTCGACGATGTACTTCTGGAGCGTGTTCCACTCCTTGGCGGACTTCGCCGGGTCCGTGATCTTCAGGATCCGCTGGATCTCGGAGTTGACGTGCTCGTCGTTCAGGTGCGCGTAGTTCGAGGCACCGTCCTGGATCTGCGTACCGTCGAAGGACGGCGGGATGACGGTGGAGGCAGACGCCCAGTCCTGGCCCCAGCCGGTCATGTAGACGTCAAAGCCGTTCTTGACCTTGCCCATCTGCTCGTACCAGGTGGCGTTGTCGACTTCCTTCTTCTGGACGTCGAAGCCGGCCTTCTCGAGAGCCTTCTCGATGATCACGGACTGCTGCTGGCGGACCGGGATGTTGGAGTAGGCGTAGACGAGCTTCATGCCCTCCTTGCCGGCCTTCTTCAGGAGCGCCCTGGCCTTCTCCGGGTCACCATTCGGCTTCGCGAGCTTGCCGTAAGGGTCGTAACCCTTCTCGTAGCCCGGGACGGTCGGGGCGAGCAGACCACCGGCCGGCTCACCGCCGTAGTTGCCACCGTCGGGCTTGTAGATCTGGCCGTTGGGCAGCGCGTAGGTGATCGCATCGCGGATCTTCTTGTCCTTGATGCGGTCCATGTTCATGTTGAGCTGCCACACGTACGGGGCGTAGCCCGCGATGGAGCGCTTCTTGACGTCCGTCGTGACGACGTCCTTGACCAGGTTGGTGGCAACCTGACCGGTCATCATGATGGCGTTCTTGGCCTCACCGCGGTCGGCGATGATGGTCTTGGTCTGGTCCTCGTCGTCGTG
Proteins encoded in this window:
- a CDS encoding ABC transporter substrate-binding protein; translated protein: MKMLPSRTARAALVALAAGSLVLTACSDNNGGKATGGKDQKDAASQGDAVALGDKAASTGPAAAVKGAKSGGTVTVYQENKFSHLDPAQIYVSDAGLVSKMIQRGLTTIKEDDKGGQTVVGDIATDSGKMTDGGKTWTYTLKDDLKDSQGNAISSADVRHTFERLYDPFITDGPSYIQQWLSGSGTTYRKAYPGPYKGKHLPATVLDTPDAKTVVFHFKDAQPDLPQALAMAGYSIVAKKADTKEKYDTEPAGMGPYKVAEHKVGKSLTLVKNENWKADTDAVRHQYVDGFNIEFGHDDEDQTKTIIADRGEAKNAIMMTGQVATNLVKDVVTTDVKKRSIAGYAPYVWQLNMNMDRIKDKKIRDAITYALPNGQIYKPDGGNYGGEPAGGLLAPTVPGYEKGYDPYGKLAKPNGDPEKARALLKKAGKEGMKLVYAYSNIPVRQQQSVIIEKALEKAGFDVQKKEVDNATWYEQMGKVKNGFDVYMTGWGQDWASASTVIPPSFDGTQIQDGASNYAHLNDEHVNSEIQRILKITDPAKSAKEWNTLQKYIVEKINPAAPMYFVKVLQVQGSNVGGARYSTEKSYIDLTNIFLKK
- a CDS encoding ABC transporter permease translates to MLRFLLRRTTGAVVILFLIAAFTFFMFFAIPQDPATLACGKNCTPDALAIIHKNLGLDSPVPVQFWDFVVGIFNGRDFSVGRCDAPCFGMSFSDREMVWDTLIDRFPLTLSLSIGGIISFLTIGLGTGMMAAWKRGTSLDKTVSAFSLVLSSMQIYFLGPVMVGLFVFSTGWLDKPKYVPFSESFGGWFMGLLIPWLVMSVIFTANYTRMARSTMIEQLQEEHVRAARAKGMTSKYVFFRYAWRGSLIPIVTILGMDLGALFGGAIVTEFTFGLHGLGRLAVESVNNKDLPLTMGVMIFSAAFILLFNIIIDAAYAYIDPRVRLS